The sequence tacatgtcattggattaataataattggaacattcaaaaaaggttgcttgcatatagatgtttcaacgaatcacacacgacacaaaatatttcgcaacttatatttgttattttaaaagaatatggtctaactaccaaaattttttcaatgtcttttgataatgctagtgcaaatacttctagtattagtgagcttattgaaatatttaaaccatcactaggtggaaaattttttcatattagatgcacatgtcatattttaaatttctgtGTTCAAGATGGGCTAAAAAGTTTAGGCATacatattcaaccaattagaaatgctattcattatttatggacgcATCCTCAAGTTATGAAGAAATGGGGAAAATTTTGTAGAGTAAATGTTATGAAGCCTAAGCGGTTTGCACGAGATGTTCCAACTCgttggaattcaacatataaattgttattgtcctcttttgaatataaagatttattatgtacattttttcatcaatttgttcaaactcgtgatatttatttgttttcaaatcaatggaacatatgcactagtatttgtgaaattttaaaagtttttaatgatgctagtgaccaattatccggtgtttattatcctacttcacatttagttttaacacattattgcaacattgcttgtatttttcatgaacatgttaaaTCTAATGATAGTGATTTATCTCAATGTATTCTCGTCATGAAAGCAAaatgggaaaaatattttttgctcattcctgaaatttttttatgtgcttttgttttatatcctagacttaaattagatggcttaagcgacatattaacattatattatgaatctttggagcctattgcggaaatgattccttctatctcattgattttgtttaatattaaaactcatttacttgatatttataatgaatataacatcaaatatggtggacaaattgtttcacatgaaacacaatccactgcaactagtaatgttacttctaaacttactaaagcacaacttttattaagggaacggacgaaacgtccatgaggatcctcaagttccagtcaggaacttgagaattattttaccactacttttgattttagtgatacagatgaggaaaacttcgacattttgagatggtggtcgcaaaaaacagaaatatatccaattttggctataatggcaaaagaaattctagctTGTCCGGTTTCAACAGTTGCAGTGGAGCAAACATTTAGTATTGGAGGAAATACATTGGACGAAAGACGTTCTAGCTTAACGCCGAAAaatttggaagcccaatgtttgctcaatgattggtcaaaagccgctactcgaacacaacatattcaaagtgatgaagaagaccaagatgataccgaaggaacatccggaactacgatgggaggaaatgcgagtgaagtagaataaaatataataaatttgtaATATAAGTCATAagatgtaacgccccgtttttatcttcaatgagtttatttgagttaatcggatattacagagttcacgagccgacttaattttgatcagggtcctttttgcaaattttggaaatttcagggactaaaatgcaagtaatggattttatatattatcttgtctaGTTTGACTTGGTCCATTACTTCTCCTCCTTTCTCaagcacgcctcctccattgaagccgacccaaatgagtttccaagctttgtgatttcatttcgagctcgatccggccgttagaatctatttctgaaggcagtttagcgatcactgcaacgagagctccgttatatcgtaagtttttctacgatcggatacattctagtttttggatgttgttagaatcgttcgagtttcgagtatgttgttcttgacagagttctggttgtttattatctgtcggttttgaaatagagcgacgttcggaattgttatgattttcttattatttttcgaaaaccttgattttgtgatgtgttgaGATTGTGTTGAAATTGaggtttgaggattggaatgagtttatTAAGTTAttgttttgctgtctgcatttccggtttgatcagttatagtcgttatgccgtcagtttgagatTTAGATATCGGTTTGATGTTTTGAGTTATACcgagtttgatatgagttttgatatcaatttgatcactatgacttcttctgatagattgatttgaagtccTGGAAGTTGAGAGCCTTACAGCTTTGATcagttggaagagttgagccggtatagtgtCGATGTTATTCTTTATTTCTTGATGGATTTGGATAGATTTTGATTGAGGGAActttgattgagaattgttgttttacagatcgACGATTGTGAACAACACgaagaaaggtataagatgactttggaatggaataggatgattaactcgaatccggattgattcgagtgtcctagaagaaatcacatattgcatgtttatgtgcttatgtgcttatttgaatatatgtctgaattgttatttgaatgcattagattcatgtgcattcatattgagctgaattgattattcattttgaattagacgatctagagattgtagtcgAGTGACTTGGTTGGCGATTTACTACTTCGTtgtttaactcactataatgctctggagtctagaggattaaaatatgcctcgtccacctcgagagggaagtcggtgtgattgtaggatattttaacctcgggatcccaaaccgaagaaagaaagaaagaatagaagaatttcattcgattatctgagtctgataatccagaagttttaaagacatgcatatcattttaattcagtatttgattggattaattgattatatgaaGAATGAGTTCATATATGACTTGATATGCTTatttgatagcatgttagtctcttttactgggaatgtcaattctcaccgaattatccggttgttgtctttgtttgtatgtgtacttggaaacaggtggggcaggtacCAGTCAGAGACCACGTGGATAGAGGATCGAGAGATTAGAAGTGAGGCTTggtttttagaagtcgaatgtaTTCGAACTTTTGATGTTTTGTAATGCATGCGAAtctatttatgttttgaagtaattACTAAACTCAAACCTTGGTTGTATCTTGTTGTATCGAGTAGTCgagattatttttgaatttggaTTAATgcatgttgttattattattgattggattgagtttgtaaGGAAAGACATTCCATATTCTGAAATTTTCTGggcaagggggtgcgctcgatcctaggttattgcaggatcgagcgcggcccctgtgatttccgaggcagagagtttcaaaaattggtgcgctcgatcctggctttttgccggatcgagcgcggcacactgctttttctcggcagagagttttGAAATTTGGTGCGCTCAATCCTagacttttataggatcgagcgcagcactgttcacccaaaaaataaaattttttttacttgttGCCTTATCTTATAGATGGTGCatgataattgtttatattatcttaAGGATAGAATAttagaaccgaggcctcacattaagtggtatcagagcgataagtttctagattttatttctagaagtgagccaggtagatcgagtccgcttgaccttaatttctcgcatgtgcTTGATTAATTCTCTGAGTaaagaatatgcgagcatgctttattgattgaaaattatttgaattacttgactcggtgatttaaataataaagcatgagttaattgagatatgaactgtattcatGCATTTGATCTGAGTTCCATCTTTGAATCGAATAAGAAGATCAGAGGTTTCGAGACATTGAAATGATGAGATGTGAATTGAATTACCCGTGTTCTAACCCTGTCAATTTAGATGGGTAATCGAAGAAGGCTAGACATGAATACTCCACCAATTATCCCTACGACAGAAACTCCACCGGTTACGACTCCTCCGTTGGTTCCGGGTAATAGAGCGGTGGTACAGATGGATGATTCGATCACGCCTATGGAATCtttactgaagaggttccaatcttttAGGTCGTCGTATTTGAATGGGAAGGAAAATCCGGTCgattgcgagagttggttggaggATATTTATCAGCTCTTTGAGTCGCTTGACTACTCTGATGACCGCAGAACTAGACTGGTAATGCATCAACTACAGGGAgtggcaaagagttggtggatgacTACCAAAAGATCCAAAGAGAATAAAGGTACGGCAATTACTTGGGCACTTTTCAGAGCAGAGTTTTATAAGAGACTCTTTCCGGTTTCCTATCGAAAGAACAAAGGtgccgagtttgcaaatttgaggcAAGGTAGCATGAGTATTGAGGATTATGTTACAAAGTTTGACAGTTTGTTGAGGTTCACTCCGCATATTGCCGACAACGAGGAGGCAAAagcagaccagttcattaatggtttgcaCCCTGATATCTTTATTCTGGTAAATACTGGGAGGccagataatttttctgatgcGATGGATCAGGCTAAGGGAGCAGAAGAGGGACTGATGAGAAATAGGGGGAATCAGTACCAGCCtcaacagcagcagcagaggcagtatcagaatcaaccacagATAAATGAGGGTGGTAGAAGTGGTGGTAGCAAGAAAAACTATTTTCGTCCCACGAGAAGCAGTTCAAGAAGTCGGGAAGCActtcttcgagctcgagtggctcgagacagttcagttctggacagGGTTCAGGATCATCTGGAGCTttgtgtagcaagtgtggaggacggcACTCCAGTGAGAAATGCAGAGGAATTTTTGGGAACTGCTACATCTGTCAACAGACAGGACATTATTCCAGACAGTGTCCTCAGAAAGGTTCTGACCTGACTCAGAGTGGGAATGCCTCTCGACAGTCATCTCAGCCTAGGAGACAGGCTATtgcggttcactccttccaaCCACAACAGTAGaaccgtcagggaggtaatcaaagTTCGAACCAACCTTCCCGGCCACAGGCTAGAGTGTTTGCTCTGAACGAAGATGAGGCTCAAGCTGCACCGAATGATGTGATTACAGGTAACTGtaagatttttggttatcctgcatttATTCTggtagatac comes from Henckelia pumila isolate YLH828 chromosome 4, ASM3356847v2, whole genome shotgun sequence and encodes:
- the LOC140861963 gene encoding uncharacterized protein, with product MGNRRRLDMNTPPIIPTTETPPVTTPPLVPGNRAVVQMDDSITPMESLLKRFQSFRSSYLNGKENPVDCESWLEDIYQLFESLDYSDDRRTRLVMHQLQGVAKSWWMTTKRSKENKGTAITWALFRAEFYKRLFPVSYRKNKGAEFANLRQGSMSIEDYVTKFDSLLRFTPHIADNEEAKADQFINGLHPDIFILVNTGRPDNFSDAMDQAKGAEEGLMRNRGNQYQPQQQQQRQYQNQPQINEGGRSGGSKKNYFRPTRSSSRSREALLRARVARDSSVLDRVQDHLELCVASVEDGTPVRNAEEFLGTATSVNRQDIIPDSVLRKARVFALNEDEAQAAPNDVITDTGASHFFLSKNFILMHALPVEPMSAFVSVTSPLGEGFVSKKLVRNCELSFDGNSIECDYEIPGLPPIREIEFGIDLMTGEGITVDPSKIEAVMNWRRPTLVPEIRSFMGLACIIQILLMFFNLMKPNLMKL